A segment of the Carya illinoinensis cultivar Pawnee chromosome 1, C.illinoinensisPawnee_v1, whole genome shotgun sequence genome:
AAGGAAGGGAGTTCTCGACTTCTCAGACTCGCTTCTTTCCAATTTGATGACTTTCTCCTCCACGGCCATTGATTGATACTGTAACAAGTCTTTATTGTACCCAACGTACTCAACTGAGTTTCCAAGATTAACATCAGCCTGGCTCGATGAACTCTCCTTGGTATCCTTTTCCTGAAACAATAGTGGGGTTTGATCCGACTCTTCCCCTCTTGCCTGATCAATTCGGAGATCAAGATCAAAACTTGGGGATTTTCGCATCTGAACGTGGGGGGCGTTCATGTAATCGGGATTTGATTCAGTGCTAAGCCTTCCCCCACTTTCCCTTCCGCCAGTACTGCCATTTACAAGCGCAGATCCTTCAGTTTTTATACCTTGTGCACTGGACAAGCTTGCCAAAGTTGTAGTTTCTGTCAGTGTCTCTGGAGTTGTTTCTTCGCATTGTGATAGTTCTCTGCAACTTTCCTCAAATGCAGAGACAAAATTTTCTGCTGTCAATCTCGTGGAATTGAAAGTGGAAAAGTGGGCTACAAAGAGTTCATTGCAGATTTCCTGCCTCAGTTCAGGATTTGGCTCATAGGTGCTTTGAGTAGTTTCAGGTGCCACTGTACTAGGCCAATTGTGATCAAGAGACTGGATTGTAAAAGCAGGAGACTGTAAGAGGAACGCTTCTTCCTGGTCAATCAGAGGGGCTTGAGACATGCATTGCTTTGCGGTTTCACTTTCGAATGTATCCTTTACTGTGGCAAATGAAGCTTCTGCTTTGTCGTCTATTTTTTCCAgaattttcttctcctctggTTGCTCCTCTTCACTTCTGCGATCTGTGAAAATCAACTCTGCCGGAACAGGAACCAATTCCTCCGAGACCACCAGAAGCTCTCCTTCTGAGTCCTTGTGGCGTCCCTCAAAAATGCTATTCTGGTTTCTAACAACTACTTCGACGTTGTAAGCATTCTCAGCAGTCTTTTCCTCCTCAATTATACTGCTAATATCAGTAGAAATATCAAGCGGACTTCTCATTTCGCACTCCTCATTTTTAGACTCAATCTTCCTGGACTCTGATTGGGTATCATTTGTTTCATCAGTCTTTAGTTCTTTCTCTGGGTTTTCACATAACGTACCTAGATTGGACTCATGTGAAACCTCTCCTATTTCTGATCCACTTCCTACTATTTTGGTTTCTCTAGTAAGAATCATCCATTTGTCCTCAGGTTCAGAAACTTCTTGATGTGAGTTTAATAGCTTATCCAGCACAACATTTTCAAGTTCTGAATTCAAGGAATCATTTCTAATTGAATCAGCCTCAGTAGATAACTCCCCATTGCAATTGTTCGTAATATTTCCTGGGGGGTCTGAGGTCGTTGTTTTCAGATTGCTCAAATCAAACCGTACCCCATTTCCGTttataatctcatttttctcttcGTATGGCAGCTTTTCTTCGTTGAATGTCGCTTCTTTTACTAACGAGTCACTCTTATTTTCCGCACTTGAACTAACACCAAGATTGTTTGATATGTCAGCATTTAAAAGGTGACCATTCTCCTCATTAGCATATTTTTCGCTTGGTCCTAGAATATCCTCGCTTGCTTGCAGCAATCTACTGCCATCTTCTTCAGAAAGGTTAGCATTGACTTGATCCAGTTCATGTTGTTCGGACTTTAAATCTGAAGATCGTCGAGGTTCTGGATCATTTGGCGTAGGTAGAGTGTTAGAAGTTGTATTCCTAATCTACTCTGTTGCAGTTTGTAGCAAACAAACGCATGGGTCTTATGTTGGGTTTCAGTATGTTTATATGTGTACTATGCATCCTACTAGTACTAAATAAAAATGTGAGGaagcaatgaaaaataattgaacACCTAATATGACTAATTGAAATAAGTTCTTTTAGTTAGTGGGTGGACTGAGTATGCTGACCTTCACAGGTGGAAGCCTGCCTCTCAAGTTGATGGTCATATGTTCCCAATAGATTCTCAGCCAAATATGAATCTGACGGCTTTTCGTGAACTTCTGAATCATTTGGTGAAGCTGGTTTGATTTCACCATCTTCACCGCTTGCTTCAATTGAGTCTACCACTGATCTTAAAGATTCAGTGGGAGTTTGAACTACACTTTTTTCTTGCTCTACAGAAGGAAAATGATGAGTGAAAGTCTGTGGATTGGAATTAGAATTCTTAAAGCAAAATGGACTATGGACCAAGTATGCGAACCTTCATTTGGGAAAGCTTGCTTCTGAAGCTGAATGTCACTTGTTACCAATTGATTATCATCCAAATTTGGCTCTATTGTCTTCTCGTGAACTTCAGAATTTTTCTGCGAAGAAGTTGGTCTGAACTCACTGTCTTCACCGCTGGGATCAATTGATTTCGTTACTGTTTTTGAAAGTTCAGTGTGAGGAAGGACTTCGTTTTCTTCTTGCTCTATAGAAGCAATGAGGCCGAAGTTAATGTTTATGGACTTATCAAATGATCGACAGGTAAAGCATGATGAATTTAAGCACCAGTTATAGATAAAATCAAATTACCAACCTCTTCCACCAGATGTTTCGTTTTCAATATGAGGATCTTTTGGTCCTGTTGGATCATCAGAAGACAGCCCTGCAACTTTTTCGTAAAAATCTTTGGCTGGAGATGTTGGAACCGTTTGATTTTCCACTTTAACATCCTCTGCACCATCAGCTTCTAGCAACAAGTTTTTTGAATCTATAGcatttgtgttattttcttCTGTATTTGTACAAGCAACAATATTATTAtcaaagaaaaacacatttctgTAAAGTCAGAAAGAACAAAATATCAAATTACTTAGACTTGCCTTACCTTTTAAACCAGACGTGTTATTGTTACCCATCTCATTGCCCATGTCTATATTGCCAACTCCTGCAATACAATGAAGCAAAAAGACAAAAGTCACGAGAAAACAACTACGAGGGCCGGAAATTTTCAGCAGCACTAGAGAGCTTAAAGAGGGCACGAACCCAAAATGTGCAAGTCTTAAGAACTTCATACCATGACGAAGAGGATTATATTCACATGCATATAGCTATAAAGATTTGTTGACAGCTCCATTCCTCTCAGACTGCCAGAGCATCAGTactttgattaaaacttctactTCATTGTTATTGCTTAAAGCGCAAGCCTCATTGGGCCATTTGTCAGCCAAACATGAATACCTCTAAAAGCAGTGGAACATATACTTCAAATTCTCCCATTCTTTA
Coding sequences within it:
- the LOC122277983 gene encoding nucleolin 2, with product MGNEMGNNNTSGLKEENNTNAIDSKNLLLEADGAEDVKVENQTVPTSPAKDFYEKVAGLSSDDPTGPKDPHIENETSGGREQEENEVLPHTELSKTVTKSIDPSGEDSEFRPTSSQKNSEVHEKTIEPNLDDNQLVTSDIQLQKQAFPNEEQEKSVVQTPTESLRSVVDSIEASGEDGEIKPASPNDSEVHEKPSDSYLAENLLGTYDHQLERQASTCEEPRRSSDLKSEQHELDQVNANLSEEDGSRLLQASEDILGPSEKYANEENGHLLNADISNNLGVSSSAENKSDSLVKEATFNEEKLPYEEKNEIINGNGVRFDLSNLKTTTSDPPGNITNNCNGELSTEADSIRNDSLNSELENVVLDKLLNSHQEVSEPEDKWMILTRETKIVGSGSEIGEVSHESNLGTLCENPEKELKTDETNDTQSESRKIESKNEECEMRSPLDISTDISSIIEEEKTAENAYNVEVVVRNQNSIFEGRHKDSEGELLVVSEELVPVPAELIFTDRRSEEEQPEEKKILEKIDDKAEASFATVKDTFESETAKQCMSQAPLIDQEEAFLLQSPAFTIQSLDHNWPSTVAPETTQSTYEPNPELRQEICNELFVAHFSTFNSTRLTAENFVSAFEESCRELSQCEETTPETLTETTTLASLSSAQGIKTEGSALVNGSTGGRESGGRLSTESNPDYMNAPHVQMRKSPSFDLDLRIDQARGEESDQTPLLFQEKDTKESSSSQADVNLGNSVEYVGYNKDLLQYQSMAVEEKVIKLERSESEKSRTPFLGFLKEEEKAQIVVTPQKQVDLTAAENATRELCDSSTKEAASASTLRKGKEKRKPRSSFFGNCVCCATAIN